Genomic window (Longibacter salinarum):
CTGCGTTCCCTCCCCGCTAACGCGAGCGGAGTTCGCTATTTCCGTGACCGCACCTCGAAAGCGGCGGTCGGGATAGGCGTCAATCTCGATTGCTGCCGTATCCTGCAGTGCCACGTTGACGACATCGTTCTCATTGACGTCGACCTCGAGCTCCATCTGGTCGAGGCGAGCGATATTCATAATTTCGGTTCCCTGCATCTGCGACGTTCCCACGACGCGCTCCCCGGCTTCCACGTTGAGCTTACTTACGGTGCCATCCATCGGCGCGTAGATGCGCGTTTTCTCCAGCTGCTCGCGGGAATCCTGCAGCCGTGCTTCGGCGCTTTCGACCTGGTAGCGTGCGGCTTCCAAGCGAGCGACCGACTGGTGATAGGTCGACTGCGCCGTTTCAAAGTCGGCGTCCGACACCACGCCCTTGTCGTACAGCTTCTCCTGACGCTCGAACTGCTGTCGCGCCTGCAGCGAATCGGCCCGGCGCTCCGAGAGCGTCGCCCGTGCCTGCGAGACCTCAGCCCGTGCACGCTCGACCTCTGCGACGTAATTGTCCGGGCGGAGACGCGTCAATAGCTGGCCCTTCTTGACCTGATCCCCCTCGCGCACCGTCAGCTCCACGATCTCTCCCGATACATCCGGGCTGATCGTCACTTCGGTCTCCGGCTGAGCTCGACCGAAGGCCGTCACGACCTGCGTGATCGTGCGATGCTCGGCTTCAGCGACCTCCACGGGTCTTCCTTCCTCCCCGTTTCCAAGAAAACCGGTGGACCACGCCGTGACGCCAGCAGCGAGGCCGACGACGAGAAGACCACCCACGATATAAAGGATGCGACGCGTGCGACTGGATGATGACGTAGCCATGAGTCAGAGCAGAGAGATCAGAAAAAAGCGGAGCGGGCCGAACGAAACCGCTATAACGCTACACTAAAATAGCGACTCGTTCGGGTTGAGGCTGCCCACGTAGTAGGCAATAAGTTTCTTCTGGAACACGTAGTTGTATCGAGCGCGGATGCGCTGGCTCGCCGCCTGCACAAAATTTCGGTTCGCGTTCGTCAGCTCGACGATATCGGCCGCGCCCAGGTTGTACCGTTCTTGAGCGGCTTCTCGGGCCTGACGGGCCGCTCGCAATTGCTTCTCCGTGACATCGAGTTGCTTGACGGCCGTCTGGTAGTTCAGGTACGCCTCTCGAACTTCGAGGGCGATGTCGAGCCTGGTATCTTCGAGGTCGTATTGGGCGTTCAGCTTTTGAACCTGTGCATTCTCAACCTGCTGCTCCCGGCGCAGTCCATCGAAGAGGTTGTACCGGAAGCTGATACCAACATTTCCACCACGGCGGCGGTCGAGAATATCGAAGAACGAAAAGGTCTCGATCACCTGACCGTTCGGCCCCACAAGTTCTGTGGCCGTGCTGGACCAGTTCGATCCGTACCCAGCGCTGAGCGACACCGTCGGGAGGTACGAGGAACGGGCAGACGTCACTTCTCTCTCGGCGGCACGTACGCTAGCAGCGTTGGCCCGCAGGTCTGAGCGTTGATTGTACGCCTGCTGCATGAGAGCATCGAGCTGGTACGGCGTTTCTGGTTCGACGTCTTCCTCAAGTTCAGGCGCCTGAAAGTCATACGCCGTCATCGGATCGAGGCGGAGAACCTGAATGAGGCGTGATTCCGCAAGCTGAACGTCTCGCTCCGCCGTCAGGACAGCCGATTCTGCTTCCGCAACCGCAGCTTGCTGCTCGTAGAGTGCCGAGATGGGTCGAGAACCCGCATCTACAAACTCTTCGATCTGCCGCAACTGCTGGCGGCGCGCTTCGAGCTCCTCCTTCTGTACGACGAGAATTTCGCGTTGCTCGAGGAGGCTGATGTAGTTGTTCATGACGCGAAACACAACGTCCTGCCGGCTTCGCTCAAGCGAGAGGTCAGCCGACGTGGACTGATACTCCGCACTGCGCATGGACGACCAGTTCTGCACGCCGAGTCCCTGAAATGTGAGGCTCGCGTTGCCGTCGATGGAAAAGAAGTCGGTAGACTCATTGACGATTCGGCCCTCCTCCTGCGAGAAGCTCCGACCGAAATTCCGAGAGAGTCGGGACGTGACATCAGCCGACGGCATCCAGTCCAGCCGCTCCGCCCACATATTGGTTTCTGCACGGCGCGCTTCGGCAGACGCCCGTTTCAAATTCGTGTTTTGATCCAAAGCGATGTTGACCGCCTGATCGAAGGAAATAACCGTTGAGTCCGCGCCCGTCGTTTGAGCCACAGCAGGCCCGGCGGGTGCAACCATAGCCGTCAGGATGCAGACAAGAACGGCTGCGATCAAGCTTCGAACTGGGGAAACCGCGCGGGCGGCGTTCCCGGACGCCGGAGGAAAGAGTCTCGCCATCATAGAGGAGCGTACGTCGTCAATCAGAAGGATAAGAGCGAAGGATGAACGAGGCGCGAGGCGGCGGGCCGGACCAGGGCACCGAGCGAGGAACGTGGCTATTGCGTAGGACAACAGCGTCCCTCCCATGAGCGTCGGGGGTAACACGAGAGGCAGAGGTCGACTGTTACAGCCCCCGTGGAATTTGTTATGATCGTGTGCCGCCGGGCCAGAACGGAAGGTCTCGTTCGGGAGATTTACACGATCCCTGTCCGTCCAGGTGCCGTTTCACGGATCCGTTCGTGGTACGCGAGCCGCCGTTTATGACAAACGGTTTTGATATTTCGCAGCGTCTCGGGTGGTGCCTATGGTAGGACAGCGAGCGGACTGTTCACCAGCAGAAGTCCCATGGAAAGACGATTCGCCTTTCTTTTCACAAATACCGCGTCTTTACACGCCACATCCCCTCGGAGCAGCTACGAGACGTTCGCGATGGTGCGCGCAGACATTCGCCTCCACCGATCAAACAGAAACGTGGATAGGGCGAGAGCCGGATGGACAGGTGTCCGGCAACACGAGAGATGCGGAGGGGGAGGGATTCGAACCCCCGAGACCCGCGAAGGGCCTGCCGGTTTTCAAGACCGGTGCATTCAACCAGGCTCTGCCACCCCTCCATGTGCAGCGACGCTGCAGGATGGCGGTCTCGATCGGCCCTCAGGCACCGGAAGCGGCGGTTTCGGGGCGAATGGGGAGGAATTTCGGCTCCCCGGGATCGAGATTGGATGTCTTTGACGCGACGTCGCAATGCAAAAAGTCGCGCTTCTCATCGAGCTCTTTTGGCTCGGTGCATCGTACAATACTTTACGAGGTGAATCAAGGTCCGTAGTCCGTGGTCGATGAACCGAGGATCTGCTCCTCTTCACAGAGTTTCCGACGATGCTAAGCGACCGACCAACCGTGCGTCGCCGCCCTGTCTCTACTTCGTGATCCTGTCGTTCTGATGAAGCGTTCGTTGTGCGGATGTCAAACCCGGCCGTGGCTGGTCCACAAGGCGTCGTGC
Coding sequences:
- a CDS encoding efflux RND transporter periplasmic adaptor subunit; translated protein: MATSSSSRTRRILYIVGGLLVVGLAAGVTAWSTGFLGNGEEGRPVEVAEAEHRTITQVVTAFGRAQPETEVTISPDVSGEIVELTVREGDQVKKGQLLTRLRPDNYVAEVERARAEVSQARATLSERRADSLQARQQFERQEKLYDKGVVSDADFETAQSTYHQSVARLEAARYQVESAEARLQDSREQLEKTRIYAPMDGTVSKLNVEAGERVVGTSQMQGTEIMNIARLDQMELEVDVNENDVVNVALQDTAAIEIDAYPDRRFRGAVTEIANSARVSGEGTQDQVTNFPVKVRVLDAHNVDAGQVASNGSGVTRQEVPTGPDAPPNLRPGMSGTVDIFTQTMADVVSVPIQAVTVRDFNALDGGSDEPEGLDRKEDLRRVVFVAEADTARMVEVETSISDDTHVAVVAGLEGGENVIIGPYSAVSRELSEGDRVRIRDKSEDGSSMEIASND
- a CDS encoding TolC family protein, whose translation is MVAPAGPAVAQTTGADSTVISFDQAVNIALDQNTNLKRASAEARRAETNMWAERLDWMPSADVTSRLSRNFGRSFSQEEGRIVNESTDFFSIDGNASLTFQGLGVQNWSSMRSAEYQSTSADLSLERSRQDVVFRVMNNYISLLEQREILVVQKEELEARRQQLRQIEEFVDAGSRPISALYEQQAAVAEAESAVLTAERDVQLAESRLIQVLRLDPMTAYDFQAPELEEDVEPETPYQLDALMQQAYNQRSDLRANAASVRAAEREVTSARSSYLPTVSLSAGYGSNWSSTATELVGPNGQVIETFSFFDILDRRRGGNVGISFRYNLFDGLRREQQVENAQVQKLNAQYDLEDTRLDIALEVREAYLNYQTAVKQLDVTEKQLRAARQAREAAQERYNLGAADIVELTNANRNFVQAASQRIRARYNYVFQKKLIAYYVGSLNPNESLF